Below is a window of Electrophorus electricus isolate fEleEle1 chromosome 1, fEleEle1.pri, whole genome shotgun sequence DNA.
tatacacatatatatacatatatacacatatatatatacacatatatatatacacatatatatatatacatatatacacatatatatatatacatatatacacatatatatatatacatatatacacatatatatatatatatatatacacatatatatatacacatatatatatacacatatatatatatatatatacacacacatatatatatatatatatatatatatatatatatatatatatatatatatatacacacatacacatacacatacatatatatatatatatacgtatatatacacatatacatatatatacacatatacacatatatacacatatacacatatacacacatatatacacatatacacatatatatacacacatatatatacacatatatacacatatatatacacatatatatacacatatatacacatatatatacacatatatatacacatatatacacatatatatacacatatatatacatatatatacacatatatacacatatatatacacatatatatacacatatatatacacatatatacatatatatatacacatatatacatatatatatacacatatatacatatatatatacacatatatatatatatacacatatatatatatatacacatatatacacatatatatatacatatatacacatatatatatacatatatacacatacatatatacacatatatatatacacatatatatacacatatatatacacatatatacacatatatacacatatatatacacatatatatacacatatatacacatatatatacacatatatatacacatatatacacatatatacacatatatatacacatatatacacatatatatacacatatatacatatatatatacacatatatacatatatatatacacatatatatatatacatatatacacatatatatatacatatatacacatacatatatacacatatatatatacacatatatatatatatatacacacacacacatatatatatatatatatatatatgtgtgtatatatatatacacacacatatatatatatatatatatgtatatatatatgtgtgtgtgtatatatatatacacacatatatatatatatatatatatatatgtgtatatatatatatatatatatatacacatatatatatatatacatacatatatatacacatacatacatatatatatatatatatatatatatatatatatatatatatatatatatatatatacacacatatatatatatacatatatacacatatatatatacacatatatatatacacacacatatatatatgtgtatatatatatatatatatacatatatatatatacatatatatatatatatatacatatatacatatatatatatatatatatacatatatatatacatatatatatatatatatatatatatatatatatatatatacatatatatatacatatatatatatatatatatatatatatatatatgtatatatgtatatatatatatgtatatatatatatacatatatatatatatacatatatatatatatatgtatatatatatatatgtatatatacatatatatatacacatatatatatatatatatatatacatatatgtatatatatatatatatatatgtatatatatatatatatatatatatatatatgtatatatgtatatacatatatatatacatatatatatacatatatacatatatatatacatatatacatatatatatacatatatacatatatatgtatatatatatatatatacacacacatacatatatatacatatatacacacatatacacacatatatatacacatatacacatatatacacacatatatatatatatacacacacatatatatacacatatatatatatatatatatatatatatatacacacacacacacacacatatatacacacatatatacacacatatatatacacatatatacacacatatatatatacacacacatatatacacatatatatatacatatatatatatatatatatatacacacacacattatatatatatatatacacacacacattatatatatatatatatacacacacacattatatatatatatatatatatatatatatacacacattatatatatatatatatatatatatacacacacacacacacattatatatatatatacacacacacacattatatatatatatacacacacattatatatatatatatacacacattatatatatatatatatatatatatatatatatatacacacacacacacacacacacagttatatgaaaaatctgaatgaaaaaaatgtaacagtCATGGTTAAAAAGTTACAAACAGTATACTGCCATTAATGCATACAttcgcacacaaacatacatacggGCAACTGACCAGCAACATCGGTGGCCACCAACACAGGCAGGCTCTTCTTCTTGAAGTCACTGATAACCTTGTTCCTCTCACTCTGATCCATGTCTCCATGCAGCAAGCCCAGGCTGTAGCCCTCCTGCTGCAGGTTGGTGGCCAGCTCCTCGCAGTTCGCCTTCTTTGTGACGAAGACAAGCACGGAGCCAGAGGAGGTGAACTCCACCAGCCGCCGTGTCAGCCACACCCACTTATCCGAGCCACTCGGCAACACCTCCACCATCTGGGTCACATCCTCATTGGCCTGACAtgtggagagaaagggagaaatacagagggagatacagagagtgagtgacacagagagggtgggtgagaagcacagagagggtgagagacagagctagggagaaagaaagaaagagagaaacaaaacaacagcaggaAGCAACAGCAAGAAATATggaaaaaagatgcaaaaaaagCCTACCTAGGAATGTGCTCATCTtgaacatattacatattatttgaACAAATTACATACTATATTTGAAAACTGTTTAGCATGAGTTGATGCAGTGCTGCTAGGAAGGGAAAATTTGCTGCACCTCTCCAATATCTCCTTGTACGACACGGATCGGGTCAATCAGAATATCCCGTGCAAGCTTCTCTATCTTCTTCCTGAATGTGGCACTGAACAACAAAGCTGAGAGCGAGCAAGAAAAAAGATAAGTAAGACaccaaacatgcatgcatgtgcgcacactGTTCTtgacaaatacacattatatcATTGACACTCACTTTGTCTGTCTGGTCTAACATGGCTGGCGATAGATCTCACTTGATATTCTGGTAGTAAAGGCAAAAACACAACCCTCAACCCAAAGAAATCACAATGGAACAAAATGTGGGTTTTTAAGTTCATATGGAGCATAGAGAACAATGAAAACAGCTGAGCTAAAAAGTTGATACTAGTACTAGTACAAGAGGTGTATGTGCTTACCAAAGCCCATATCAAACATGCGGTCAGCCTCGTCGAATACAAGATAAGTCACTCTCTGCAGCGATGTTGCCTTCTTTTTCACATGATCGATCAGTCgaccctgtgcatgtgtatgaggaAACATGATCAATGATGTGCTTCTTTATGACTCACACACTAAATAAACCTGTACCTTATTGATACAGCTCGAAACACTTAAGAAGATAAAAGATAATAGATGCACATTCCATTTTGGAACATATTGACTAGCCCTTCAGAATCTAAATTCAGTCAGCATTTGGAAATTTGCTTtcaagcaataaataatttcagaaaatacaATGGTTTGTGGATGCTTACCGGGGTGCAGACGACAATCTCTGCGCCATCCTGCAGAGCCTTGGCTTGCTCCCacatgctgccaccaccatacACAGCCACAGAGCGCAGACCATAGACCTTCCCAAAGCGCTTACACTCAGCATGGAtctacgcacacgcacgcacacacacacacacacacacgcacacacacacacacacacacacacacacacacacacacacacacacacacacacacacacacacacacacacacacacacgcgagcatAACTACTGAAGATGAAAAGACGATGCGCTCTAACCCTTGCTCGCATTGACACACTGTGTGGGCTGTACTTCTGTTCTTCCTCCTGTGGCTATGCTCTGACAGCCATCTACCTCTTCATATACATCTACTGTATAACCTGCCCCCACACCCTAAAAATGAACCCCAGACAGGGTCGTACACCAAAGTATAACCAGACATTATTGCAGAAGCCCCAATGAGAGTTGCTACAATGTGGAGAAACCTTTTAATGTGTAAAGCTATATATCTcagattcattttttaaaatctgaaatatCATAGTAAACACCAAGAAAAAAGCAATTGACATACCACTGTTTATGAAAATACAAGTGAGTACATTTCTATGAACAAACCCTGTGATATTTATACTGTAGATTCAATTGACTTTGATGTCACCTTGGTAACAGACAATGCCCTTAAATTCCCACCATGCCATGAGAATGGCTTTTGTGCACCTCATGTGATAGCTGCTCAATAGGTCTCCAATGCATGCCCTCCCTATTTAACTGCATGCCCTCCTcatttcatctctctgtctttctccaccaccaccatgttttCTCTGACCTGTTGGCAGAGTTCTCTGGTAGGGCAGACAATGACAGCGATGGGTCCCTCGCcctgctccagctccttctgGTCCATGATGTGCACCAGCATGGGCCAGATGAAGGCGGCCGTCTTGCCACTGCCCGTTTTGGCGATGCCGATCATGTCTCTGCCACTCAGTGCTATGGGGACACCctaacacagaaacaaaggggAAGAGCCCAGGCACTGTTAACCCACACATGCCTATAATGGGAGCATGTTTTTGCTCATCTGATCTTGCGATTTACAAGCAATTCAGAGAAACAAAGATTTACAAATGCAATATGTCTATTCATTAATATAGTTTGAACTCaaacatttacggcatttagctgacactctTATCCACAGCGTCTGCTACAAGTTATGGTGCTATCCAGAGTATCTGCTAAACGTTATGTTAtcaaacatcataaaaaaaagattgtgcTAATGAATAAATGCCATATGCTGATAagtcaataaacaaaacagctaCAGATTAAATATTAGTTAAACACAGGTGTTTTGTTGTGTGGCAGTTCACCTGACACTGGATGGGTGTAGGCTGGGTGTACTCAGATTTGCGAATCTGGTTCATAAGCTGCTCATCGAAGCTGAAGTGAGCAAAACTGGTACAGGGCTTAGGGGGAGCAGCTCCAGACACCTGttcacaaaaaacacatttttaaaaccagttctctgtgtatgtgtgaacaaAGTCCCATTATTTACCATTATATGGAAGCAAATGTATCTTCTGTTTTCTGGACTGCCATTAACAAGCAAATAGGcaagtacatgtatgtgtgtgacaaaGTGTAAACCCACATACCCTCAGATTAAGTTTCTGTCTCAGTTCCACCACTTGTGTTCCAGTTAGGGTATTGAGCTCTTCATGCTCAATGTAGAAGTTCTTTTCAAAAGGAGGGTAGTCAATCTATAGGAAGATTAGGAAACAACTGTCAGATGGTCctataaatgtctgtgttgGTTATGGGTAGCATATCATAATGACTCAAAATGTGAGTGCATTCATATTCAGATATTTTGTCCTATGCTTTCAACTGATCCATGacaagtaaaaaacaaacaccacaaaatgCTTCATATGCTACATCTCGTTACAGAGTAATAATTTGCTCAGATGCAGCACTGTATCTTAGTTCATAGGGGAGGCTGGCATAGCAGTAGTACCTCGGAGTGGTCAATAGGAGGCAGTGGCAGGATGATCTTTTTGGTGGTAGGTGCAATGGGGTTTCCGTCACTGTCATAGTCgacattctcttcctcttcctcctgggtCAGCCCTGCTGTTGGGTTCTCCGCCATGTAACGAAAATAAGCCTCCTGCGTGCAACAATGAGCCAAGTGTCAGGCAGCAATAAATGTGCACTCAGAGTATGCGGCCCAACACAGGCTTCTCAGAACTGTCGTACTAGCACCGATGGGCAAAATTGTAGTGTCGTTTCTGAACGGGTGATGTGAATTAAAAAGGTGGTTAAAAATTACCACCTATATAAATAGCTGTGGCCACAAAAGGTAGAATATGTTTCTCACTAGCCAGCATAAAACTGCAATACAACTTAAACAGGCATTTGAAACATCAGGCCAAACACCAATAAAGGCATCTGACTTGGTAACCTAGGAAAATAGTTGGCATTGAGACTGACAAAATCATCAcctacatcatcatcatcatcttcttcaccCAAAAATGTATGTCAAAGTGAAGCACTGTCACAACACTAAAGCTTTGACCAAAACGATAAATTATGACTAGCATTTAAATAATGACATATTCCTAAATTTGGAGGGACTGCAAATTCAACTGAGCACACATGGATAAATGCATGTTAGAATGACTTTAGAACATATGGGCACTCAAATGACCTAACCAAGCACCCAATTCCCCAACTGCAGAGAGATCTCAAGACTTTAACCTGCAAAAGGTACCCTATGTAGGTACATGGTAGTAAGTgaggtagaggaagagaaggaataaaaaaataacaaaaaaaaaaactaaataaaagaaaaaaagataaaataactaaaaagaaaatgctaaTTGAAAACATTTAGAGTGGCACAAAACATGTCTTGAAGTAGACCGATGATGAAAGTAACTTCAGGAGTGTCACTCACttgctcatcttcctcttcaatGTCATCACGTATACCCCTGGAAGAAACAAgcggagaaaaaaaaacttccctGCGACTCGCTCAATCACCTGAGGAAACCCTCATTCCAGTCAAGCCCCCAATACATTTATCTCCCACTCTACCAATTTCTGCTCTTTTCTTCTGCATGTACCATTTCCACTAGATAAACATATGGGACTGATACTTGGCCCTTTCTAGCACTATAAGACCAAATTCACACTGTACACTGGGAAGAGCTAAACTCTTACAGTGCCCCAAATGAATCTTTATTGAATCTTACTTGGactgctttttctctttttctttgtcctcCAGTTTCTTCATGTCCTTCGCTGCTTGATTCTAATGgtagtttttttaaacattgagGGATTATTAAGTACAATGCAGTGATTACATGAAGTATTTGTAGGTGCCAGATCTTGGTGCTGTTGAACCTTACCTCCACCTCAGCCATAAAGGCATCGAGGGGGTCATCTTCACTGTCAGAGCCCCTGCCTATAGACTGGAATTGCTGCCTGGTTGGGGAGTTCTCTGCTGGGATATAGGGCAGGTCAGTATTGCCTgactcctcctcttcatcctcaaaATATCTTGAGGAAAATCAAGAATGTGAGCCCACATCAGCCCAGATAAGTTTTGCTCACTTTGTAACCCAAGTAGCCTACATGAACTTTGTCTACAAAATCAGCATGCGTTAGTTAGAACCATGGGCGATAGGTTGTGCAATAGTTTGGGCTACTTGCTAGAAACTATCAACTTTCATTGAGTACAAGTTGACTTTCCTGTACGAGGTTACTAAGCACTAATGCGCAAATTACTCCGGGGTGAAGCCTCTGTAACCCTATTATTGAAATGGATTTTCAAATCTAGCAGTACAACTATACGTGTACAGTGTACAGCTAGCGATATCACTCACGCATTTTCTTCATCAAAATTTGCGCGTTTCGTGCCGATTTTGTAAAACGCTGGCAGCTGCTGGTTTTTGCCGTAACCTCCAGTTGATCCAGATGCCCCAAATGCGGTGTGGGATTTCTGTGTCAAACGAGGTTCCTCTTTTTTACTCCCAGCAAGGGAGAATCCTCCAAACCCAAAGCCTCGTTTCCCACCCGGACCACCCTTGTTCCAGTTCATGGCTAAAACGGCTATTACGTAGACAGCGCACGAACACCTGGTTAAAGGAAATGGAACAGGTTAGCATCATAGCGTTAACAGTTGAAAGCTTGTTAAAAACAGTTGCTCACATGATGTCTTCTTATTAGCTATCTAGCCATACTGAAATCTGCTAACTTCTTAACTTAGTTATAGCTTATCCTATTTGTTAACAGGaatgatagctagctaacttagctaaaTGAATAGCTCTGTACACGCATGATTATCTAGttagcttttaaaaatgttttaattctaTTTTACGACCATAGGTCGTTAGCTACCTAAAcctattagctagctagcgtatGTTACAGCATAACCAAGAGCATCTAGCTATCCTAGTTACATAACATGCCTCGGAGCAGCTAATACTAGCTAAGATTagagctaactagctaatctagctagctagctaagtggGCAAGGCAGACGGGCCGAACTGTGGAAGCGGACGTGCACTGCACAGCTGTTTTCTGTCATTACAACGAGTTTAATAAATGTCGATTCTTTTAGTGTGCAAATTATTTCTTAGACTATGTAATACACCGAAATGAACATATAGTTATCTACCTAGCTACCTGAACTATAAATGCTGCTGAGGAGTTCTGTTTACTGTCGCTGTACCATCTACTCGTCTATGTTGTGTTCTACGTCATTGGAAATCGACTTCTGTTGTGTAAAACGTTAAATATCCTCGCCACATTAGGTGTGTTAGACGttctatttttttctcagaCGCGAGTCAATAAACGCACGAGCGCCAACGGTTTCTCCGCCCTTATCCGAAGTGAATTAATCGAATAATATTTGGCCGACATCTGCGCCGTAAACTGTACTTGAGCAATTACTGAACATTTTAGTTTTTCGTGTCTAGTTAAAAGGTTTCACACCCCATAGTTAAAACCCTACCGTGGGCTATTGTGGGTCTAAAATATGTACTGATCTAAATTAACATAGCTAATTATATAACAAAACGATAAGAAACAAAGACGCCTGTCAAGGTAGGTAAACTGTCGCAGTGAACATTCGGTAGCTAGtacgtttttaaaaaagtaaggAGTCAAGTTAGCCAGCTTATTGAGATAACTTAGCTCGCTGGCTAAGTGATAGTAACCGATTTGCTATTGGTTGTTAACCATCAGTTAGCTAACCGAACCTAGCTAGTTAATATTAGATGGTGTATTTGTGGTGGAGGATTTCCATAACAGCAGCGTTTCTTGCTGTGTACATCTTCGCAGaagttatttatataaagtGTTTGTTCTGTACACGGA
It encodes the following:
- the ddx42 gene encoding ATP-dependent RNA helicase DDX42, producing the protein MNWNKGGPGGKRGFGFGGFSLAGSKKEEPRLTQKSHTAFGASGSTGGYGKNQQLPAFYKIGTKRANFDEENAYFEDEEEESGNTDLPYIPAENSPTRQQFQSIGRGSDSEDDPLDAFMAEVENQAAKDMKKLEDKEKEKKQSKGIRDDIEEEDEQEAYFRYMAENPTAGLTQEEEEENVDYDSDGNPIAPTTKKIILPLPPIDHSEIDYPPFEKNFYIEHEELNTLTGTQVVELRQKLNLRVSGAAPPKPCTSFAHFSFDEQLMNQIRKSEYTQPTPIQCQGVPIALSGRDMIGIAKTGSGKTAAFIWPMLVHIMDQKELEQGEGPIAVIVCPTRELCQQIHAECKRFGKVYGLRSVAVYGGGSMWEQAKALQDGAEIVVCTPGRLIDHVKKKATSLQRVTYLVFDEADRMFDMGFEYQVRSIASHVRPDRQTLLFSATFRKKIEKLARDILIDPIRVVQGDIGEANEDVTQMVEVLPSGSDKWVWLTRRLVEFTSSGSVLVFVTKKANCEELATNLQQEGYSLGLLHGDMDQSERNKVISDFKKKSLPVLVATDVAARGLDIPSIRTVVNYDVARDIDTHTHRIGRTGRAGEKGVAYTLLTNKDTSFAGDLVRNLEGANQSVPKELMDLAMQNPWFRKSRFKVGKGKKLNIGGGGLGYRERPGLGSESSERSGSALGNYEAFKPSTGAMGDRMAAMKQAFQAQYKNHFVAATSNAPKLSTKSSSTTGWTSAGSLSSLPSGSPEGPSSSSSSSSSSSMLPPLAFNSGTKMAGFSSAGTLSSVSDSYSYSPREWSRGDRSADDGGRHGDGHHRHGDKHADRDRYGDRDRHSDSRNGEGGRRDRDRDREQGRDGRSERDDWRGGREGGDRAGLHRGMEDSFAVPDPPKRKKSRWDN